A single window of Sneathiella limimaris DNA harbors:
- a CDS encoding VCBS domain-containing protein, translated as MSSLTTQQELDLLNAAAADFGSGVVNLGRDASMFGMDSFTLSVTFDLNSLDGGEQRLLWNHMQYGIVVKDDTISVALRGTDGKLNYYSVPSALTEAGWHDIQVTYDAVTSEFNVFLDGHNIYSEITSDVELSDPTYWDVTAGGTVWGGGLDGLIADVSFHDEVLDVDASSSTYDRMYALDDGNLSPKFDSNDNTNQDNEAATYLEFSESDALNSISESFGSGVVSLGRDANYFNLENFTLSITFELNDLETSNQRILWNHTQYGIIVDGDDLSIALRQQNGKLKYFSVRDAVDEAGWHDVQVTYSAATGDLGVWLDGNLLRSFNDNSIEISDAKYWDLLAGGTPWGGDLNGQVADVSVHSEVLEVDGTLTVYDRMYELDDGTLPENVKLNLPAENTASIISGEDAASVVEDLVHVASGKLTSSDIDFGESGFVSGTVVGVYGALTIDADGNWIYKIQDAHKIQSLGPEDVVVEKLVVTTPDGTTHTVSISIEGTNDDAVITGVDTGFVAEEGPLQASGKLDVDDVDFGDSAFFPTVVQGTYGVLSIDAAGNWAYNASGNSVIQELGDGDKAIDTLVVMSVDGTKHQVTITVLGADNKALVSGVDTGLIVEDGLVLTSGVLDVEDADVGESGFVAETVQGDFGSISINTNGDWTYHATNDVALQSLREGETVHDTIVVTTLGGTPHNITITLVGTQDVPRIAGVDSGSIIEDVDMIASGQLIIDDADFKESGFTAGVVTGVYGSLVLEADGRWAYQPKADSTVQGLRGGETVVDTIIVYSVDGTPHNISISLIGTDDAPKISGVDVGFIEEDGDLIASGRLLAEDADDGESGFLEQSITGDFGVLNIDGEGNWRYQAFDNSSLQSLNDGDQVVDTIFVQTIGGQTHTISVSISGKDELVSNSDGTQVELLEEAAAAFGGGVKNLGKSADLFGMSSFTLSATFELNSLAGGKQSVIWNHMQYGVNIVDDDLQVALRASDGGITFYKFENVFDETGWHDFQVVFDHSESSLTVLVDGAVAGEVNQADVLLTEPSYWDVTLGGNPWGGELDGQLADVSILDAAIIPSGEGIYSRMYEMDEHDSAVTISIPQQDVDPIVIPPAQETDGATSGSQEDTNVEGVIIVSSVEELNNLLKGDLSGVVLKLMPGDYVGVKIQDLISTDGVQIESFDPNNMARLSDVFVNRSENISFSNINFQTNGAQELVNNWGSHTIGIQNSSNISISDSIVCGEPGMRDLGVFGLWADKSDGLLIENTEFTESTRAAVFDSCTDLDLFNNYVHNIRTDGFDFVASKDIEIAGNTFTDFHADVEAGDHADFLQFWTSEGKPGVQDVKIYNNFMYQGEGDSNQAIFIRDIGAARHSNFDIQNNVIYQSGYHGITALGVTGINISNNTVLTTVGPYPDTWIYVMNSPGATVTNNVASKFLLEDSDTNSFGNYEAPQASELGENYEYLFGEQLGADADLLEAFRLADSFGAGADVEAILAFWERSEVTIFDDNIVGSEAGEILVGFAGNDTIYGGGGDDTIEGGVGADVLSGGDGADIFVFSSLSDSAVDGQGSDQIADFSSGDRIDISALVGDGFQFIGSEDFFLKNYSSAEQVLELEEAAGKFGAGVTNLGRGSELFPVGDATISVTFDLETLTGGKQTLLWNHTQYGISVVDDGLEVSLRDSEGYLRKILVENVFDSAGWQDIQVVINESSSSVAFWANGTQVYENNAADVSLGEASSWDVYAGGTGWGSQLHGKIADVTVINEVVDLNVEGSIYERTVSLDYFDEYLEMDLSTGITQVRFDVDTQTLLADINGDQLADMEVKLVGVDPEDLNSDSFII; from the coding sequence ATGAGCAGTCTAACTACTCAGCAAGAACTCGATCTTCTTAACGCCGCAGCAGCTGACTTTGGATCAGGTGTTGTTAATCTAGGTCGAGACGCCTCAATGTTTGGCATGGACAGCTTCACCCTGAGTGTGACGTTTGACTTGAATAGTCTGGATGGTGGAGAACAACGACTGCTATGGAACCATATGCAGTATGGAATAGTTGTGAAAGACGATACTATATCCGTCGCGTTGCGGGGAACTGATGGCAAACTAAATTATTACTCTGTTCCATCAGCTCTAACAGAAGCTGGTTGGCACGATATTCAAGTTACTTATGACGCTGTTACTAGCGAATTCAATGTATTTCTAGATGGCCATAATATTTACTCGGAAATAACATCCGATGTTGAACTTTCTGATCCGACTTACTGGGATGTAACCGCTGGTGGAACTGTTTGGGGTGGCGGGCTGGATGGTCTGATCGCTGATGTTTCCTTTCATGACGAAGTGTTAGATGTCGATGCTTCATCCTCGACCTATGACCGAATGTATGCATTGGATGATGGAAACTTGTCACCTAAGTTTGATTCAAATGATAATACTAACCAAGATAATGAAGCAGCAACGTATCTAGAATTTTCTGAAAGTGATGCGCTGAACTCCATTTCGGAGAGTTTTGGCTCCGGAGTTGTTTCGCTCGGTCGCGATGCAAATTACTTTAATCTTGAAAACTTTACTTTGAGTATAACGTTTGAACTAAATGATTTGGAAACTAGTAATCAAAGAATTCTATGGAACCATACTCAGTATGGAATTATTGTTGATGGAGACGATTTATCAATCGCATTGCGGCAACAGAATGGCAAACTGAAGTACTTCTCAGTAAGAGATGCAGTAGATGAAGCCGGATGGCATGATGTACAGGTCACCTATTCAGCGGCCACTGGTGATTTGGGAGTTTGGCTTGACGGCAATTTGTTGAGATCATTCAACGATAATTCTATTGAAATATCCGATGCTAAGTATTGGGATTTACTTGCCGGAGGTACTCCCTGGGGAGGGGATCTAAACGGTCAAGTCGCTGACGTTTCTGTTCATAGTGAGGTGCTCGAAGTCGATGGTACCTTGACTGTGTATGACCGTATGTATGAGCTTGATGATGGAACATTGCCAGAAAATGTTAAATTGAATCTTCCTGCAGAGAATACTGCGTCCATTATTTCCGGAGAAGATGCTGCTTCGGTCGTTGAGGATCTGGTGCACGTTGCATCGGGCAAGCTAACGTCAAGCGATATAGATTTTGGTGAAAGTGGGTTCGTGTCAGGTACGGTAGTGGGGGTTTATGGAGCACTCACAATTGATGCGGATGGTAATTGGATCTACAAAATACAAGATGCTCATAAAATACAGTCTCTGGGCCCGGAAGATGTTGTCGTAGAGAAGCTTGTTGTTACCACACCGGATGGTACTACGCATACAGTTTCAATCTCAATCGAAGGTACCAATGATGACGCTGTGATTACGGGTGTCGATACCGGGTTTGTGGCAGAGGAGGGGCCTTTACAAGCATCTGGAAAGCTTGACGTGGACGATGTTGATTTTGGTGACAGTGCTTTTTTTCCGACTGTTGTGCAAGGCACATATGGAGTGTTGAGCATTGACGCTGCGGGGAATTGGGCTTATAACGCATCAGGAAACTCGGTTATTCAAGAACTGGGTGACGGTGATAAAGCCATTGATACACTAGTCGTAATGTCTGTTGATGGCACTAAGCATCAAGTAACCATCACAGTTTTGGGCGCAGATAACAAAGCTTTGGTAAGTGGAGTTGATACGGGCCTCATCGTAGAGGATGGCTTAGTTTTAACTTCTGGCGTTTTGGATGTGGAAGATGCAGATGTTGGGGAGAGTGGATTTGTTGCAGAAACTGTCCAGGGCGACTTCGGCTCCATTTCAATAAATACAAATGGAGACTGGACTTACCATGCAACCAATGATGTCGCACTTCAAAGTTTGCGCGAAGGCGAGACTGTCCACGATACAATAGTTGTCACCACTTTGGGGGGGACGCCTCACAATATTACGATTACACTTGTAGGTACTCAAGATGTTCCGAGAATTGCAGGTGTTGACAGTGGTAGCATCATTGAAGACGTTGACATGATAGCTTCTGGTCAGTTGATTATTGATGACGCGGACTTCAAAGAGAGTGGTTTTACGGCCGGTGTCGTAACAGGTGTTTATGGCTCTTTGGTTTTAGAGGCTGATGGGCGCTGGGCATATCAACCTAAGGCTGATTCGACTGTTCAGGGATTGCGCGGCGGTGAAACCGTCGTAGATACAATCATTGTATATTCAGTTGACGGAACTCCTCATAATATTTCCATTTCTTTAATTGGAACAGATGATGCGCCTAAGATCTCAGGTGTAGATGTTGGGTTTATAGAGGAAGATGGAGACTTGATCGCTTCGGGACGTTTGCTCGCAGAAGATGCAGATGATGGTGAAAGTGGCTTTTTAGAGCAATCTATAACTGGCGATTTTGGAGTGTTGAATATTGATGGGGAAGGTAACTGGAGATATCAGGCGTTTGATAACTCTTCCCTCCAATCTCTTAATGATGGGGACCAGGTTGTCGACACAATATTTGTTCAAACTATTGGTGGACAAACACATACCATTTCTGTGTCGATTTCTGGTAAGGACGAACTAGTTTCTAATAGTGATGGTACACAAGTGGAGCTGCTTGAGGAAGCGGCTGCTGCTTTTGGTGGGGGTGTCAAAAATCTCGGTAAATCGGCTGACTTGTTTGGTATGTCGAGTTTTACCCTCAGCGCTACTTTTGAATTGAATAGTCTTGCGGGCGGTAAACAGTCTGTGATCTGGAACCACATGCAATACGGTGTGAACATCGTAGATGATGACCTCCAAGTAGCTCTTCGGGCTTCAGATGGTGGAATCACATTCTATAAATTTGAAAACGTTTTTGATGAAACTGGTTGGCATGATTTCCAAGTAGTATTTGATCATTCTGAAAGTAGTCTAACTGTGTTGGTTGATGGTGCCGTTGCAGGTGAAGTGAACCAAGCTGATGTGCTTCTTACAGAACCAAGTTATTGGGATGTCACCCTTGGAGGAAATCCTTGGGGTGGGGAACTTGATGGTCAACTTGCTGATGTTTCTATTTTGGATGCTGCGATTATTCCTTCGGGTGAAGGAATTTATAGCAGAATGTATGAAATGGATGAACATGATTCAGCGGTGACAATTAGTATTCCTCAACAAGATGTTGACCCTATAGTCATTCCACCAGCTCAAGAGACAGATGGGGCCACTAGTGGTTCTCAAGAAGATACCAACGTTGAAGGTGTTATTATAGTAAGTTCTGTTGAAGAACTAAATAACTTGCTTAAAGGTGATTTGTCAGGAGTTGTTTTGAAGCTTATGCCTGGCGATTATGTTGGGGTAAAGATTCAAGATTTGATTTCCACGGACGGTGTGCAGATAGAATCTTTCGATCCGAACAATATGGCTCGCTTGTCAGACGTATTTGTTAATCGATCTGAAAATATTAGTTTCTCAAATATTAATTTCCAGACAAATGGAGCGCAAGAGCTGGTAAATAATTGGGGAAGCCATACTATTGGTATCCAAAATTCTTCAAACATCAGTATTTCAGACAGTATTGTTTGCGGTGAACCTGGTATGCGTGATTTGGGCGTGTTTGGTTTGTGGGCAGATAAATCTGACGGATTATTGATTGAAAATACGGAGTTCACTGAGTCAACGCGAGCTGCAGTATTCGATAGTTGCACAGACCTCGATTTGTTCAATAATTATGTTCACAACATTAGGACAGATGGCTTTGATTTTGTTGCTTCAAAAGACATAGAAATTGCCGGAAACACTTTTACTGATTTTCATGCAGATGTTGAGGCTGGAGATCATGCTGATTTTCTTCAATTTTGGACTTCAGAAGGTAAGCCAGGTGTACAGGATGTGAAGATTTATAATAACTTCATGTATCAAGGTGAAGGTGACAGTAACCAAGCAATTTTTATACGAGACATAGGTGCTGCTCGGCATAGTAATTTTGATATTCAAAACAATGTTATTTATCAGTCAGGGTATCATGGAATTACAGCTCTGGGTGTGACGGGGATTAATATTAGTAATAACACGGTACTTACTACTGTTGGGCCCTATCCAGATACTTGGATTTACGTGATGAACTCACCAGGAGCTACGGTTACCAATAACGTAGCGAGTAAATTCTTGTTGGAAGATTCTGATACCAATAGCTTTGGAAACTATGAAGCGCCACAGGCTAGTGAGTTAGGTGAAAATTATGAATATCTATTTGGAGAGCAACTAGGGGCTGACGCTGATCTACTTGAAGCTTTTAGGCTTGCTGATAGTTTTGGAGCCGGTGCCGACGTTGAGGCAATTCTCGCATTCTGGGAGAGAAGTGAAGTAACGATATTTGATGACAATATTGTTGGTTCTGAAGCGGGGGAAATTCTGGTTGGTTTTGCAGGAAACGACACCATATATGGTGGCGGTGGAGATGATACTATTGAAGGTGGTGTTGGTGCAGATGTTTTGTCTGGCGGTGACGGAGCTGATATATTTGTCTTTTCGTCGTTGAGCGATAGTGCTGTAGATGGCCAGGGTAGTGATCAAATTGCTGATTTCTCTTCAGGTGATAGAATTGATATCTCCGCTTTAGTCGGCGATGGATTCCAGTTTATTGGAAGTGAAGATTTCTTTCTCAAGAATTATAGCTCTGCAGAGCAGGTTCTGGAGCTTGAAGAGGCAGCCGGTAAATTTGGGGCGGGAGTTACTAATTTAGGAAGGGGAAGTGAATTGTTTCCGGTTGGAGATGCTACTATCAGTGTGACTTTTGATTTGGAAACTCTTACTGGCGGAAAACAGACCCTGCTTTGGAACCACACACAATATGGAATCAGTGTAGTGGATGATGGATTAGAGGTTTCATTGCGAGATAGCGAAGGGTACCTCAGAAAAATATTAGTTGAAAATGTTTTTGATTCAGCTGGATGGCAGGATATTCAAGTTGTAATTAATGAGTCTTCGAGTTCTGTTGCTTTTTGGGCTAACGGGACGCAAGTATATGAAAATAATGCCGCCGATGTTTCTCTCGGTGAGGCATCTTCTTGGGATGTTTATGCTGGTGGAACTGGTTGGGGATCTCAATTGCATGGAAAAATTGCAGATGTGACAGTGATAAATGAAGTGGTCGACCTCAACGTTGAAGGCAGCATTTATGAGAGAACGGTCTCATTAGATTATTTTGATGAATACTTGGAGATGGACCTTTCAACAGGAATAACTCAGGTTAGATTTGACGTTGATACGCAAACTTTGCTTGCTGATATCAATGGTGATCAGCTCGCTGATATGGAAGTTAAGCTTGTTGGCGTCGATCCTGAAGATCTAAATTCTGATTCATTTATAATTTAG
- a CDS encoding crotonase/enoyl-CoA hydratase family protein, with protein MAYEQILYEKSGNILTITLNRPDRMNAFTQVMRDELIDAFDAADADDEVRAIIVTGAGKAFCAGADLGEGKNTFNYEARGLKTEGVVHRDGGGQVTLRMFQSKKPIIGAINGAAVGIGITMTLPMDVRLVSDQAKIGFVFSKRGIVPEACSSWFLPRLVGISQATEWVYSGRVFSPEEAKEGGLVKEVCAADELLARAQELAQSFADQTSAVSVALSRQMLWRMLGASHPMEAHKVDSRGIFYMGQSPDVAEGVQSFLEKRPAEFTMRPSQDMPPYYPWWEEPKFE; from the coding sequence ATGGCTTATGAACAAATACTATATGAAAAATCTGGAAATATTCTAACGATTACGCTGAACCGTCCTGATCGAATGAATGCATTTACGCAGGTTATGCGTGACGAACTGATTGACGCGTTCGATGCTGCGGATGCGGATGATGAGGTTCGGGCAATTATCGTCACTGGAGCGGGAAAAGCCTTTTGTGCAGGAGCTGATTTAGGGGAGGGTAAAAATACTTTCAACTATGAAGCGCGTGGCCTGAAGACAGAAGGTGTCGTGCATCGGGATGGCGGGGGCCAAGTAACGCTTCGAATGTTTCAGTCCAAAAAACCAATTATCGGGGCGATTAATGGGGCTGCGGTTGGTATCGGAATTACGATGACACTGCCGATGGATGTTAGACTTGTGTCTGATCAGGCGAAAATTGGTTTTGTTTTCTCAAAACGGGGAATTGTTCCAGAAGCTTGTAGTAGTTGGTTTTTGCCGCGTCTTGTTGGTATTTCACAAGCAACGGAGTGGGTGTATTCAGGTCGGGTTTTCTCTCCTGAAGAAGCCAAAGAAGGAGGACTTGTCAAAGAGGTGTGCGCCGCTGATGAGTTGTTGGCGCGCGCGCAGGAATTAGCGCAATCATTTGCGGATCAAACGTCTGCTGTTTCAGTTGCGTTGAGCCGACAAATGCTTTGGCGAATGTTAGGGGCGTCTCACCCAATGGAAGCTCATAAGGTTGATAGCCGCGGAATATTTTATATGGGGCAAAGTCCTGACGTTGCTGAGGGTGTTCAATCCTTCTTAGAAAAAAGACCCGCCGAGTTCACGATGCGCCCGTCACAAGACATGCCTCCTTATTATCCGTGGTGGGAAGAACCAAAGTTTGAATAG
- a CDS encoding DOPA 4,5-dioxygenase family protein, translating into MNRPISVIKGYHAHVYYHKESKDKATWLRDQIAQKFAVKLGRWHDKEVGPHKASMYQVAFLPQEFNKIVPWLMINRQGLDILVHPETGNDLEDHTENALWLGNKLDLKLSVF; encoded by the coding sequence ATGAACAGACCTATATCTGTCATTAAAGGCTACCACGCGCATGTTTATTATCACAAGGAATCCAAAGACAAAGCAACATGGCTGAGAGACCAAATTGCTCAGAAGTTTGCCGTGAAGCTGGGGCGCTGGCACGATAAAGAAGTTGGTCCTCACAAAGCTTCCATGTACCAAGTCGCATTCTTACCACAGGAATTTAACAAGATTGTTCCTTGGCTTATGATTAACCGACAAGGATTGGATATTCTAGTACACCCTGAAACAGGAAATGATCTTGAGGATCACACGGAAAACGCCTTATGGCTCGGTAACAAACTGGACTTGAAACTCAGCGTCTTCTAG
- a CDS encoding tetratricopeptide repeat protein — translation MRLVILILTRVLIAVCIFVHIAAITSPLSANEARQNLFEMPEVSSHMQRAIAALKVRNIGLAQNTLEGIAKKYPWYVEAHYILATLYTAQNKPDQAITSLNKAVEAGFTNHQLLYKDNNLKPLRDRPDFQSLAEGLIQKSATGQTSSETEIKVFPVRGDTALISTDNTHWDGKLLTLRSYFKFNDRRAANSTVQNIKDPIASQLNSLFQRGLAAGNTGDIYDNRDHRHSSLHKKQYPQLTFSAYSEKAKAQQLDYGLNTKILFNSPTIGNSSTAITGGPFWRSQARLSYTIPNGPQHLFLQYLNNHIYVFPSVRDYDYQEGKQDYLPTNTPYLIISKGKSGSDRPFLRAVATILAAFKPDDKDELIKTNRLASAVQTVFRKGLKSVQSDADYFTSKAHKVVYEKSDIDLLKMIKIANDFDASTFPAPVQMRVIEESKLKPGIDDFTRALPEQLFNSPSTIARIVRGTAYEKTMSLEVRSVTPGIAEDITYKWVLLQGDPKKVSIKPLTASGNKVEIRSKWQKPFKLSHDPEVTSSRVEIAVFATTKNNVSAPSFLTLLYPRNENREYNAQGRLLSLDHRPTGKTYVDPQIFSKRNWKDEYRYDAKGRLIGWTRTKGTKVSEFTYHGALVLEKDSQGRATRAQRVAYEYSRASNGQTEAQEKLLNAYLNYEYVNDTDQRGIITKKE, via the coding sequence ATGAGGCTCGTCATTCTAATCCTCACCAGAGTATTAATTGCCGTTTGCATTTTTGTTCATATTGCAGCAATTACCTCCCCCTTGTCGGCCAATGAGGCGAGGCAAAATCTCTTTGAAATGCCCGAAGTCTCCAGCCACATGCAAAGGGCTATTGCAGCCCTCAAAGTTCGGAACATCGGACTCGCTCAAAATACTCTGGAAGGCATCGCGAAGAAGTACCCCTGGTATGTTGAGGCTCATTACATACTTGCGACACTCTATACTGCGCAGAATAAGCCTGATCAGGCTATAACTTCCCTGAATAAAGCTGTTGAGGCTGGTTTTACGAACCACCAACTCCTCTATAAAGATAACAACCTTAAACCTTTAAGGGATCGTCCAGATTTTCAATCTTTAGCAGAAGGGCTCATTCAAAAATCAGCCACTGGCCAAACATCGAGCGAAACCGAAATAAAAGTATTTCCGGTACGAGGTGATACTGCACTCATTTCCACCGATAATACCCATTGGGACGGGAAGCTTCTAACCCTGAGGTCTTATTTCAAGTTCAATGACCGCCGGGCGGCAAACAGCACTGTTCAAAACATAAAGGATCCGATAGCCAGTCAGCTTAACTCCCTCTTTCAACGAGGATTAGCTGCAGGGAATACAGGAGACATTTATGACAATCGCGATCATCGGCACTCATCACTGCATAAGAAACAATATCCACAACTAACTTTTTCAGCATATTCGGAAAAAGCGAAGGCTCAACAGCTGGATTATGGCTTGAATACCAAAATCTTGTTTAACAGCCCTACTATTGGCAACTCTTCAACCGCCATTACTGGTGGTCCCTTCTGGAGAAGTCAGGCGCGCCTTTCCTATACAATTCCCAACGGACCACAGCATCTGTTCCTACAGTATCTCAATAACCATATTTATGTTTTCCCTTCAGTCCGAGATTATGACTACCAAGAAGGAAAACAGGATTACCTGCCTACCAATACGCCTTATCTAATCATTTCTAAGGGTAAATCAGGTTCTGACCGACCGTTTTTGAGGGCTGTTGCAACCATTCTGGCCGCTTTTAAGCCGGATGATAAGGACGAACTGATCAAAACGAACCGATTGGCCTCTGCCGTTCAGACTGTTTTTCGTAAAGGTTTAAAGTCCGTTCAGTCTGATGCGGACTATTTCACGTCAAAGGCACATAAAGTTGTTTACGAAAAATCCGACATAGATCTTCTCAAGATGATCAAGATCGCAAATGACTTTGATGCATCCACTTTTCCTGCTCCCGTGCAGATGCGGGTAATTGAAGAAAGCAAATTAAAACCAGGGATCGATGACTTTACGCGGGCACTCCCTGAACAACTTTTCAATTCACCATCAACTATTGCGCGCATCGTTCGAGGTACAGCCTATGAGAAGACAATGTCCCTTGAGGTCAGGTCTGTTACTCCTGGCATAGCAGAAGACATTACATATAAATGGGTCTTGCTTCAGGGAGATCCCAAAAAAGTCTCCATCAAACCTCTGACCGCGTCGGGCAATAAAGTGGAAATCAGATCCAAGTGGCAAAAACCGTTCAAACTGTCACACGACCCAGAAGTGACATCGAGTAGAGTAGAGATAGCTGTTTTTGCTACGACAAAAAACAATGTCTCTGCACCATCATTTCTCACACTTCTGTACCCAAGAAATGAAAACCGCGAATATAATGCACAGGGCCGGCTTCTAAGCCTTGACCATCGCCCAACGGGCAAGACTTATGTCGACCCGCAAATTTTTTCCAAGAGGAACTGGAAAGACGAGTATCGTTATGATGCGAAAGGAAGACTGATCGGTTGGACCCGCACCAAAGGCACTAAAGTCTCTGAGTTTACCTATCATGGTGCTCTAGTCTTAGAAAAAGACTCGCAAGGCAGAGCAACACGTGCTCAAAGAGTTGCATATGAATACAGCAGGGCATCCAATGGCCAAACGGAAGCCCAAGAAAAACTTCTTAATGCTTACTTGAATTATGAGTATGTGAACGACACTGATCAGCGCGGCATTATCACTAAAAAGGAATAA
- a CDS encoding GcrA family cell cycle regulator, with product MSWTEERIEKLKSLWGSGKTAAEIAEELGGVTRNAVIGKANRLGLSNKSSTTAAPKAKKKAVPAHRACQWPIGHPGEPDFHFCGDESVPSKPYCLKHCNMAYQSRDNN from the coding sequence AAAGCTGAAAAGTCTGTGGGGCTCTGGTAAGACCGCCGCAGAAATTGCTGAAGAACTGGGCGGGGTAACCCGAAATGCAGTTATTGGCAAGGCAAACCGGCTGGGCTTGTCCAACAAATCGTCTACAACGGCTGCGCCAAAGGCGAAGAAGAAAGCAGTGCCAGCTCATCGCGCTTGTCAATGGCCAATAGGTCATCCGGGAGAACCTGATTTCCATTTTTGTGGGGATGAGTCTGTTCCGAGCAAACCCTATTGTTTGAAACACTGCAACATGGCTTACCAGTCACGGGATAATAACTAG